A region of Dermochelys coriacea isolate rDerCor1 chromosome 1, rDerCor1.pri.v4, whole genome shotgun sequence DNA encodes the following proteins:
- the TRIM45 gene encoding tripartite motif-containing protein 45 yields the protein MSDPQEQQRQFGIMSEIPGEVRGLARTRCPLCTELFLAPKILPCLHTFCMACLEQLEPFSVLGFQAEDSDSTSDGSWLQDHNQPPLSVLCPVCDTEVDLPPGGINDLTTDHLAMNEVLLEALQVQGAGMLCDLCVDGEAVKHCLTCKANLCHFCCQAHRRQKKTASHAVVDLEDLKGYSRTEKPILCPSHPSEDLTLFCEQCEQPVCRDCVVGKHRQHPYAFTANVIRKHGDSMRDLLKSTQLHVDTLEGALRHIEGVSSAICSRVEAVAGEIRIFADGYIRAIEEHRDQLLKQLEDLKVQKETLLHLQKAQLEQLLMDMRTGVEFTERLLTSGSDLEILITKGVVASRLRKLNKVDYSIHPGVEDGIQFSPHEKAGQCCGYEVFGTILYKAVDPAMCVLQGEDLHSARQNQLASFTLLCNNTSGEQMGRGGEPIRVTIIHKDKKDCIIKPNVCDKRDGTYHISYTPEELGTYTVCICVKGQHVQGSPFTLTVKNKFRKHQGVFHCCTFCSSGGQKAARCACSGTMPGGYQGCGHGHKGHPGCPHWSCCGRAIENSECSAVPPGENLQRSLLKTVAL from the exons ATGTCCGATCCACAGGAGCAGCAGCGGCAGTTTGGAATCATGTCCGAAATCCCTGGTGAGGTCAGGGGCCTAGCCAGAACTAGGTGCCCATtgtgcacagagctcttcttggccCCCAAAATCCTGCCCTGCCTACACACGTTTTGCATGGCCTGTCTTGAGCAGCTGGAACCCTTTTCAGTGCTCGGCTTCCAGGCGGAGGATTCTGACTCTACCTCAGATGGGTCATGGCTCCAAGATCATAATCAACCACCACTCAGCGTCCTTTGTCCTGTCTGTGACACAGAGGTGGATTTGCCACCAGGCGGCATTAATGATTTGACCACTGACCACCTGGCCATGAATGAGGTGCTACTGGAGGCCCTGCAGGTGCAAGGCGCAGGAATGCTGTGTGACCTCTGTGTGGATGGGGAAGCTGTGAAGCACTGTCTCACCTGCAAAGCCAATCTCTGCCACTTCTGCTGCCAGGCTCACAG GAGACAGAAGAAAACAGCTTCCCATGCTGTGGTGGATCTAGAGGATCTGAAGGGCTACAGCCGGACTGAGAAGCCAATTCTGTGCCCTTCCCACCCTTCAGAGGACCTGACTCTGTTCTGTGAGCAGTGTGAGCAGCCTGTGTGCCGGGATTGTGTGGTGGGCAAGCACCGGCAGCATCCATATGCCTTTACTGCCAATGTCATCCGCAAGCATGGAGATTCCATGCGGGACCTCCTCAAGAGCACCCAGCTGCACGTGGACACCCTAGAAGGGGCCCTACGTCATATTGAAGGAGTCAGCAGTGCCATCTGCAGTCGTGTGGAGGCAGTGGCTGGGGAGATCCGCATATTTGCAGACGGATACATAAGGGCTATTGAAGAACACCGGGACCAGCTGCTGAAGCAGCTGGAAGACTTGAAGGTGCAGAAGGAGACCCTGTTGCACTTACAGAAGGCACAGCTGGAGCAACTGCTGATGGACATGAGGACTGGGGTGGAGTTCACTGAGCGCCTGCTGACCAGTGGCTCAGACTTGGAGATCCTTATCACCAAGGGGGTGGTGGCAAGCCGGCTGAGAAAGCTGAACAAAGTGGATTATAGCATCCACcctggagtggaagatgggattCAGTTCTCTCCCCATGAAAAGGCTGGCCAGTGCTGTGGCTATGAGGTTTTTGGGACCATTCTCTATAAGGCAGTTGATCCAGCCATGTGTGTCCTGCAAGGGGAAG ATCTCCACAGTGCCCGTCAAAATCAGCTGGCCAGCTTTACTCTGCTGTGTAATAACACATCGGGAGAgcagatggggagaggaggagagccCATCCGGGTCACTATCATCCACAAAGACAAGAAGGACTG TATAATCAAGCCCAACGTGTGTGATAAGAGGGATGGGACTTACCACATTTCCTACACCCCTGAGGAGCTGGGCACATATACTGTCTGCATCTGTGTCAAAGGGCAGCATGTACAG GGATCACCATTCACTCTGACTGTGAAGAACAAATTCCGCAAACACCAGGGTGTGTTTCATTGCTGCACGTTCTGCTCCAGCGGAGGCCAGAAAGCCGCTCGTTGCGCTTGCAGTGGGACCATGCCAG GTGGGTACCAAGGCTGTGGTCATGGTCACAAAGGTCACCCCGGCTGTCCCCACTGGTCCTGCTGTGGCAGAGCAATTGAAAACTCTGAATGCTCAGCTGTGCCGCCTGGTGAGAACTTGCAGAGAAGCTTGCTCAAAACGGTGGCTCTCTGA